In one Amaranthus tricolor cultivar Red isolate AtriRed21 chromosome 8, ASM2621246v1, whole genome shotgun sequence genomic region, the following are encoded:
- the LOC130820257 gene encoding probable glycosyltransferase At5g03795, protein MSAVKPPQSSPSSSSSMFTLRGSLLTLAILTLISFTFLSLKSLHSPSNSPSPILNLREEKSTEDEDREEFSEVYHSSEIFRLNYAEMEKKFKVYIYPDGDPKTFYQTPRKLTGKYSSEGYFFQNIRESQFRTEDPDQAHLFFIPISPHKMRGKGTSYENMTLIVKDYVEGLIAKYPYWNRTLGADHFLVTCHDVGVRAFEGLPSLIKNSIRVVCSPSYDVGFIPHKDVALPQVLQPFALPAGGNDLENRTILGFWAGHRNSKIRVILARVWENDTELDVSNNRISRAIGPLVYQKRFYRNKFCICPGGSQVNSARITDSIHYGCVPVILSDYYDLPFNDILDWRKFAVVLRERDVYQLKQILKDIPDAEFVQLHRNLVKVQKHFQWNTPPINYDAFHMVMYELWLRHHVIKY, encoded by the exons ATGTCGGCGGTGAAACCACCGCAATCATcaccatcttcatcttcttcaatgttCACTCTCAGAGGATCTCTTCTAACCCTAGCTATTCTCACTCTTATCTCCTTCACTTTTCTCTCACTTAAATCACTCCATTCTCCTTCCAATTCTCCTTCTCCG ATTTTAAATTTGAGGGAAGAGAAATCGACGGAAGATGAGGATCGGGAAGAGTTTTCGGAAGTTTATCATTCTTCGGAGATTTTTAGGTTAAATTATGCTGAAATGGAGAAGAAATTTAAGGTTTATATATATCCTGATGGTGATCCGAAGACTTTTTATCAAACTCCGAGGAAACTTACTGGAAAATACTCTAGTGAAGGTTATTTCTTCCAGAATATTCGAGAAAGTCAGTTTCGTACTGAAGATCCTGATCAAGCTCATCTTTTCTTCATTCCTATTTCCCCTCATAAGATGCGTGGCAAG GGTacatcatatgaaaacatgactTTAATTGTCAAGGACTATGTTGAGGGTTTGATTGCCAAGTATCCTTACTGGAATAGAACATTGGGAGCTGATCACTTCCTTGTCACTTGCCATGATGTTGGAGTTCGGGCATTTGAAGGGTTGCCATCTCTCATAAAGAATTCTATACGAGTTGTGTGCTCTCCAAGCTATGATGTAGGGTTCATTCCGCACAAAGATGTTGCTTTGCCTCAAGTACTACAACCCTTTGCTCTTCCCGCTGGAGGAAATGATTTAGAAAACAG GACAATCCTTGGATTTTGGGCAGGTCATCGTAACTCCAAGATTAGAGTTATTTTGGCAAGAGTTTGGGAAAATGATACTGAGCTTGATGTTTCAAACAACAGGATAAGTAGGGCTATTGGGCCTTTGGTATATCAAAAGAGGTTCTATAGGAATAAATTTTGTATATGTCCTGGTGGCTCCCAAGTTAACAGTGCTCGCATTACAGATTCCATCCATTATGGATGTGTTCCTG TGATTTTATCTGATTACTATGACCTGCCTTTCAATGACATCCTTGATTGGCGAAAATTTGCTGTCGTGCTGAGGGAGAGAGATGTTTACCAGCTCAAGCAAATTCTCAAGGACATACCTGATGCAGAATTTGTACAGCTTCATAGGAATTTGGTCAAG GTACAAAAGCATTTCCAGTGGAACACCCCTCCTATCAATTATGATGCTTTCCATATGGTTATGTATGAGCTCTGGCTACGACACCATGTCATCAAATACTGA